The sequence AACGATGCCGCGTTGTAATCAAGCACGGCCGAATGCGGATCGTTCATAGCCATACGGATCTTTCCGCGGATAAAGTATGCCTCATCATCATTCTCGTTAATGATCAGCGCTTTATTTACATCCTTCAACGCCTGGTTATAATCGTTAAGCGCCAGGCGGATGTTGGCCCGGTTATAATAAGCTTTACCCGAAAGCGAATCTAACGATATGGCCTTGGCATAATCGATCATCGCATCGGGATAATTCCCAATATTTTGACGGGCCACACCCCTGTCTACATAAAAATTCACTTTTGCGGGATGCCTGCTGATCAGGAAATCATACAGCGGCAGGGCATCGTTATAAAAGCCGGCGTCGGACATGGCAAAGGCCACCCTTTCGTACAAACTGGTGTCATTAGGTGCCAGCGATACCACCTTTTTAAAATCCTGCAGGGCCGGGGTACGCATAGCCAGTTGCGCACGGATGATGCCGCGCTGTAAATAGCTTTCGTTATTGCCGGGGTTAAGGCTGATGGCCTTATCGTAATCCTGCGCGGCTTTGGCATATTGTTTCTGCAATGCTTCCACGTCAGCACGGATCACATAAGCATAATCGTTATTTGGATTTAACGACACTGCCTTATCCGCATCGTTAAAGGCGGCCGATGTATCTTTCAACTCTATCTGAATACGGGCACGGGTAAGGTAAGCCTGGCCATTTTTAGGATCGGTATTGATGGCCGAATCGGCATCCACCTTAGCCTCGGCATAGTGCTTATTACCATATTTCAGGTCGGCGCGGTTTTGCAGCGCGTCCGAATACTTGGGGTTCAGTTCGATGGCCTTATCAAAATCGGCAAGGGCGGCTGTGGTATCGTTCCTGTTCTTTTTCACAATACCATCATACAAATAAGCCTCGGCATTTGTTGGGGTGCGCTTAATGGCATCGCCGTAATAACTTTGCGCGGTTTGCTGGTTAGTGGCATGGCTTAAGGCGCTTGCCAAATACTTATAAGCGTTGGGCAGATCTGGATTTAACGCGATAGCACGTTTATAATCCACAATGGCCTCATCATACTTTTTCAGGTTCACCTCGGCATTGGCGGTGTAGAAAATGGCTTCTGCGTTTTTAGGGTTCAGGGCCACGGCGCGACGGTAATCGGCAATAGCGCCGGGATAATCGCCGATGTTCCCTTTCGAGTTACCCCGATAAAAGATCAGGTCGGAGTTGTTGGGATCTAAACGCACGGCGATATCATAGTCCTGTATCGCGCCTGCGTTATCGCCCAGGTTTACTTTAGCCACACCCCGATACTCGTACAAGGCAGCCGTATTGGGCGACATTTTAATAGCCTCGGTAAAATCGGCTACAGCTCCCTGGTAATCGCCCGCGCCCGACCGGGCATTGGCCCTGTACCAATACATTTGGTACGTTGGCGACCCCATACCTATAGCATGCGTAAAATCGGATACCGCATCTGCATAGCTTTTGTTCCCCGCGTTGGCATTACCACGATAGAACCAGGTAGTTTGAAAGTTTGGATCGAGGTTGATGGAGCGGGTATAGTCGTCAACCGCCTGCGCGTATTGCTTCAGGTTGGCGTATGAGTTTGCCCGGTACAGGTATGGCCTGGCATTTTTTGGCGCAAGTTCAATAGCTTTGGTAAAATCGGCAATGGCGCCGGTATTATTGCCCGCGCCCGCCTTTTGGTTGCCGCTATTAATATAGGTTTCGGCACTTTGCGCGAGAGCAAACAATGGCAACAGGAAAAGTATCGTTAGCAGTTTCTTCATAAATGTATCAAAGCAATTTATTTGCGGGCTGCCGGCTTTATCAAAAATCCCGATCTGCGGATGTAATGATTCAACGGTTCCTCAATAAATTTAAATAAAATGATGGATATGATATTCAATGCTATAAAAGCATATACCAAATTTAACTGATCGTACTGGAAGGGCGAGTTCCAGTCTACCCCCCATTTACCATACAATTCAAATGCCACATCGTTCAGCTTATCCCAGCCGGTATGCAGGTAGTTGTACATGTACCCCAAATGGACGAGGTAAAATATGTACGATGCCTTGCCCAGTAATTCTACAAACGGTGTAGCCAGTACGCGCTTCATAACGGTATCCTCAGTAAGCAAGCCATAAAAAAACAGGGCGATGGCCGATGAGATCAGGTAGTTATTCAGGATAATACCGAACGGATGCTGCAGGCCGGCCCTCCACCCTGCCGGGATAGGCAACGCGGCCATAATGGCCACAAAAACAAAGATCAGTATAAACCCGATATAGGTATATTTGATATTGTTGGTGCGGCTGAAACCTTTATCCAGCATAACAAGCGCCAACTTTATCCCTACAAAAAACTCGAAGCAGCGGCCCAGAAAGGTATACAGCATCATAAAGGTAAAATTGCCAAAAAAGCCATACCAGTCCACATTTCTGAATATCAGCACCAGCAAAAAGCCCAAAGCGGTAAGCACAACCGGCTGCACGTAAAACTTTTTGTACTTTGTAGCGATATAAAAAATAAACGGCGCCGAAAAGTAAAAGCATTCTTCAACCGTCAAACTCCAGCCCTGGCCAATGCCGGTATCCCAAAGCTGTGAAAAGAAGCCACGCACAAAAAACACGTTCATTACATATAACAGCACCGGGCTGTAAAAGCCCCGGGTGATACCCTGATCGTGCGTGTAATGGTAGTAGATGAACGCCCCGGTAGTAAGCAAAAAGTACATAGGGTAAATGCGCGCCACCCGGTTTTTAAGGTATTGCTTAAACCAATCTTTAGTTAAATGAAAATTATTAAAATAACGGTAGGTAATTAAAAAGCCCGACAACACAAAGAAAACGGTAACGCCGATGTGGAATTCGTGGAAGAAGCGCTGCACAATTTGGGGAAATCCCTCATCAAAAACATAATCGTAATGCGATATAAATACCAGGTAGGCGGCCAGTGCCCGCACGCCTGTTAACACCGGGAAGTAATTAGGCTGGCTCCGTTGTGATGTCAAAAGCTGATATATTTAGTGATAGTGTTGACCTGCTAAAGATACTAACGAAGCAAACAAAATGCCAACATCCGGTGGAATTTTGATGAGTTTAAAACTTGAGGGTGTGCGATGAACCCCAAATTCCCCTCTTGAGAGGGGATGCACTGAAATAACATAGAGCAGAAACTTTCATAGGGGGTGTGTCCTTGCTTCATGCTCAGCAATATACGTCGCTATTGTCCGCAAAACATTCAGCATATCTCTAACAACCTCAATCTCCGAAAATCTCAAAATATGCAAATTGTAAACCTTAAGTTGGGTATCCCTGTCAACATCAGATTGGAACTTACCTTCAAATTCATGATATCTCCCATCAATCTCGATCACCAATTCAAGTTCTGGACTATAAAAATCGGCAATGTAGTTTAATAAGGGTTTTTGCCGATGAAAATCATAACCAAGTTTTTTGTTTTTGATCTCGTTCCAAAGCGCTATCTCGCCGGGTGTACTGCTATTCCTTAGTTTTCGGGCGAGCTCTTTTAAGTGGATATTGTAGGGAATGATCTTTCTTTGCACACTTAAATATAGTGGTTTGTATTGATGATTTCAATGTGGCAAATGACACACCCCTCGCCCCTCTCAAGAGGGGAGGCTTTCGCTCAATTCCTGAAAACCTGACTATTGACAGCGCAGCGAATGACTCAATGACCCAATGACAGCGCAGCGTACTTTGATCCCTGCACCACGCCCCTTTCCAGCAAACGCTGATCGATAAAATACTGGATCTCTGATTTTTTTAGTCCCCAGTTGGGAGCGATGAGCAGGTCCCAGTCGGATATCCCGAACAGGCGCTGGATCACAACATCAGGGCGAACCAGCGGTAACAGGTCGCAGAGGAAATCGGCATACTCTTCCAGGCTGAACAGTTTAAAAGGCTCGCGCTTGTACTTTACGCCCATTACCGAACCTTCAACAATATGCAGGTGATGGAACTTCACGAATTTAATTTGCGGGAAGCGGTTGATCTCGCCGGCATACTTCAGCATCATCTCCTTTGTTTCGCCAGGCAGGCCGAATATGGTGTGCACGCAGATATCCAGTTTGCTGTTTTCTACCAGTTTCAGGGCTTTTACCAAATCGTCGTGCGTGCAGCCGCGGTTGATCTGGCCCAGGGTTTCGTTATAGATGCTTTCCATACCCATTTCCAGGTCTACATCAAAGCGGTCGGTGTAACTTTCCAGCAGGGCTATCTTTTCAGCATCGATGCAATCGGGACGGGTACCTACCGATAAGCCGACAATGTTTTCGGTATCGATGCTCAGCGCCTCGTCATACAGCATTTTAAGGTAATGCGTTGGCGCGTAGGTATTGGTATTGGGTTGAAAATAGATGACAAACTTATCGGCCTTGTTGCCTTTGCGGGCGCGTTCCATACCCTGGATCACCTGCTCGCGCAGGGTTGGCGCCTGGCGCGATACCGATGGCGTAAACGAATCGACATTGCAATAGGTACACCCCCCGTAGCCCTTGCTGCCATCGCGGTTAGGGCAGGTAAAGCCACCGTCTACAATCACCTTAAACACCCGTTGGCCGTTATATTTACGCTTAAGCCATGGGCCATAATTATTATAACCTTTTTCCCAAGTCGCCGCCGGTGAATCTGTTAACATCATATCGCCGGCAAAGATACAGAAATATTATTTGGTCATTAAGTCATTTACTGCGCTGCCATTGGGTCATTAGTCCCAATCAGAATTTAAGATTTAGGAATGTTCAGAATTCTGTTAATTCATTAATCCCGTAAATTCTGATTCGGACAAGTTATTTCTTAAACTCCACCTTAACCGTATACAACGATGCCGTCAGCGGTACAAAATCGGCCCAGTTAACCACACGGCTGGCAATTGCTTGCGGCCATGGGTCGCGAATGGTGACGGTTTGCGGGGTGATACCGGTTTGCTGGCCGTTAGCATCGAATTTTATGGTGTATGTCATGGCCGTTAACACAAAAGCCCGGCCTTCCATATTTGCCGCGCCGGTACCCAGGATCAACGGCCGGCCGGCAGACAGTTCGTCAAATATAACATCAGGATCAAGCGTGGCGGTGGAAGTGTATATCCTCGAATCCGCCCCCCAATCGTGCGGCGAGGTGCGGTTGATGGCAAACATCAGGTCTTGCGGAGAGTTGTGCGACGCGGCTGCCCTGTTACTATTCAGGTTTAATATTTGATCCACCTGTACATTCAGGCCGTTATAATTCAGCACCATCATAATGCAGGTAGCCCAATCGGCAGTTATTGTGGCGTTTATGGTTGCCTGCAGAGCCGCGTCCTTTTCGGCGTCTGTTGGGTTAATTGATAACGCGGGTGGCAACGGTGGTGTAACCCGCTCAAACCTGAAGGGATGATCGTAAGCCCCTACCGAAAAGGTGGTTTGACCAATGCGTTTTATATTAGGATTTTGCGCCGAAGCAAATGTGGTGATCAGGACAAAGGTCAGGATAGAGAAAAGCGTTTTCATAGGATAGTGTAAATACGTACACAAATTAGCGAAAGTATTTGATTTTTTCAGCCTTCGGGATTGCTGTTCCGTGCGTACGGCGGCACGGCGAAATACGTGCAGGCATATGAGCGAAAAACCCGGGCCAAAAAGACAAGGCCCGGGCTATTATAATCACATTCTTACCACCAGCGTCCGCTGGCGGCTTCTTGAGTTTCAGTTTTTGTAGCCGGCTTCGCTGCAGCAGCGGCTACGGGTTTCTTTTCAGGAGTGGCGGCCGTAAGTGCCTCCACGGGTTTATTTGCAGGCATGGCAGCAGTAACAGGCTTATGCTGTTCGGCTGGCACATACGCTTCCATTTGCTGATTGGCAGATACCGCAGCTACTACAGGCTTTGGGGCTGGAGTAAGCAATACCTCTTCGGCTGCTTTAGCAGCAGCCGGGTTGGGCACGCTTGGCTTCTGCTGCACGGGCTTAACAAGTTCCTCTGTTTTGGGTGTAAGCGTTACCGCATCGGCCGCTATGTTTAGCGGGCGCGGCAATTCTTCGGTCGGCAGGTGCCTTTTCAAGGTATCGGTCAGCTTTATCATGGCATAAATATCGGTGGTTACCTTTATATCGCCGTTTACTTTAGCGCCCGGTTCTATATCAATTACCGGGGCGTTTAAAGTGCCTTTTATTACAGCTGTCTTTTTTATCTCAATGCGTTCCGTACCGGTTATAGCGCCGGTTACCGTTCCGCTTATCACACAATGTTTGGCCAGTGTATTGCCTTTTAAAACAGCGGCGCGCTCAACAATACACTCCCCACCGCTGTATAAATTAGCTGTAAGCGCCTCGTTAATCAGCACCAGGTCCTGCGCGTAATAATTATCTCCCTCGTGCACCAAACTACTTATATTGGATGCTATTAAAGGGTCGGGGGTACCCTTTTTCAAAAAATTTAGCATAGCAAAAATGGGTTGGGCGTATATTATTCTCCGTCGAAATTGGTTACAACAGTGGTTGAGTTACCCACATCGATACCAACTGCCGAAGACTTGCTACCGCCCGATACACGCACTGAATTAAGCGCGTAACCCTTGCTGGCTAAAGTTGCCGGATCGCTCACCACTTCAATTTGCAATATCTCACCAAACTCAGTAGTAAAGCAATCAACCAGGTCCTGGTAATACATGCCGCCACCACACAGGTATACCTTGTTGGTGCGGGTAAGGTTTTTATCGGTGATGATGTTACGCAGGGCCGGCGAAATGACCTCGTTGTAATAAGCCTTCAGGGCGTTCTTCCTGATCTCGCGCACATCGATATTTTTCCTGTCTAAGTATAAAGAACCGCGCTGAAAAGCTTCATCAAGCGTATGCGCTGTGCGGAAGCCCAGGTAGTGGTTTTTGGTCAGTTCGTTGATCATGTAATTGATGGCATAACGCATGCCATGGGTACTGATCATGGTTTGCTCAACCACGCCCGAGTCGGTGCTTAATATCGATTCGAAGGTACCGAAGCCGCAGCTCAGGATAAAGAAGTTTCCGCTTGCCCTTTCTTCGCCTTTGCGCAGGGCAATGGAGCAACCCACTATTTCGGGGATCACATCAACATTGGCTACATCCAGCATTTTGGTTTTTTTGCCGGTGCTGCCAAAGGTAGACCCATCGTATTCAATAATATGGTTTTTACGCAGGTATTCAACAGCCGCGTCTTTATAAATGCGGTAAGTTGAATAAGGGAAACCGGTGGTAATGGTAACAGGCTGGCCAACGTTATCGGCAATAAGCAGCATGGCCGCTTTTACCAGCAACTGGTAATCCATGTCGTTTGGCGACGAATTGATAAGCTTATGCGGGGCCTGGCCTTCGGTAATGGCGAGGTTGCCGCATATATACCATTGATTGTTGTGAAACACCTTTAGGCCGTTTAACAGGTCGGTTGACGTGTTTGCCAGGTTGGTGTTGTTGTTTTCAATTAAACTTGAAAAGGTTTGTGATAATAACATTGGAGCGGAGTGTTAATTGGTTAAGATTGTTATGCTATTAGATCTGTTTTTGCGCTAAAGCTAATTTTAGTTAATAGGCAATTATGTTTTACATTTTGAAACTATTTTTCTATTCGAAAAAATATATATCCAATCTGTTTAAACCGAGGGCGTTTAATCTCCTGAAAAACCGTGCTTTAACACACCCAATATACGGGTTTAGCCCTGCCAAATCTGCATTTTTTTCCAATTACATATTGATTAACGGCAGTTATCCAATGATTAATCCACAAAAACCATTCGCTTAAATTTTTACCAAAAGATTAATAATTAACAGTTGATTAACTTGTTTTTTACAGGAAACCTACCATGAAATTATCAATTAACTGGCTTTTTTCTTCCCAAAAAATGGGCAAAAAGCAGTTTTTATAGGCCATCAGCGCATTTTTTGAAAAAAGTTAAACTTTTAAAGAACCTTTTCCAATCAACAACCGTATACTGTTACCGCGAGGTTATACGCGCATTTTATCCTGATTTTAGTACCGCATCCCATATTTACTTTTGAGAAAAAATATCCCAGGGGATGCAAGACAGATAATTTCCCGCTTAGAAATAACCGGAGCAACTATTTTTCGGTATGGAATAGCCTTACAATATCCTTCTATAATGCAAAAATACTTGCCATACATTATTAATATTCGGCAAATACTTCATCGGGATAGCACCATAACCAGCGTTCGCCGGGCTGTGCCGAACTGATAACCGGATGGCCCGTCTCATGATGATGTGCCGTCATATGCTTCATGGGCGAATCATCGCAGCAAAGGGTTACGCCACAGGTTTGGCAAGTGCGCAGGTGCACCCAGCGGCCATGATTTTTAATACAGATCTCGCAAACCAGTTCATCGGCCACCTGCAGGGTGGTCAGGTCTTTTATGTGGTTGCAAATTTCTTTCTGTGCCATAGGTTGATGTTTTATAATAATAGTATACGTTCCTCTGCTTAATTATTTACTCACCCCGACAGCGCTACGCTGGTCGGCCCTCTCTTCGCTGCGCGGAAAGAGGGCAGGAATAATGCTTACTTCACTTCAGCCAGATATTTATGAACAAAGCTGATCGCCATAGATCCCTCTCCTACTGCCGATGCCACGCGGTTCATGGCCCCGGCCCGCACATCGCCGGCGGCGAATATGCCCGGGCAACTGGTCTCTAATAAGTACGGATCACGTTTTTGCTTCCAGATCTTGTTAAAGTCGCCGTAGGTTTTCAAATCGCGGCCGGTCTCGATGAAGCCCTTGCCATCTTTAATAATGTCCAGTTCTATCCATTCGGTAAAAGGTTTGGCGCCGATGAAGATATACAAGGCATCGGCCACCTTGGTTTCCACCTGTTGGGTATCTACGTTAATAATATCCAGTTCCTCTAACCGCTCGTTGCCACGTGCTTCGGTAATTTCGCTTTTAGGTTTGATATGGATGTTTGGCGTAGCTGCTATCTGGTCTATCAAATAAGCCGACATGGTGCTGCTCAAGTCCTCCTTGCGGATAAGGATATATACGTTCTTAGCAAACTTAGACAGGTACATGGCCGCCTGACCAGCCGAATTACCGCCGCCAACCACATACACTTCCTTATCTTTACAGGCCGCCGCTTCCGTCATGGCCGCGCCGTAGTATATGCCGGCCCCGGTAAAATCGCCAATGCCGGTGGTTTCCAGCTTACGGTAGTCAACCCCGGTGGTGATCACCACGCTGCGGGTATTGATAGGTTCAGCATCATCCATAATGATCTTCTTATACCCATCTTTCTGCTCGATAGATTTAACCGATTGCGGCGAAAGGAATTCGGTACCCAAACGTGCGGCCTGTGTAATGGCACGGCGCGTTAGTTCGGCCCCGCTTAATCCTGTTGGGAAGCCAAGGTAGTTTTCTATGCGCGAACTGGTGCCCACCTGTCCGCCCGGCGCGCGGCGTTCTATCAGCAAGGTCTTTAATCCTTCCGATGCGCCATAAACCCCGGCCGCCAATCCCGCGGGACCAGCACCGATGATCACCACATCGTATACATCCTGCCGCTCAACATGCGGGTTAAGGCCAATTTTGGCGGCCAGTTCCACAATGCCGGGCTTGGACAGGTAGGTGCCATCCTCTAAAAATACAACAGGCAAGTCTTTATTAGTGAGTTTGTTTACTTCTAATAATTTAGCGCCCTCATGATCAGTAGTAATATCATGCCATTGATAAGGCACCAGGTTACCGGCCAAAAAGTCTTTGATCTCGTGCGATGAATTGGAATACTGGTAACCTATCACCTTGATGCCTTTAAATACGGGGTGATAATCGCACTCCCAGTCATCAAGCAAATCGTTAATTATCGGATATAGTTTTTCCTCGGGTGGGTCCCAGGGTTTTACCAGGTAATAATCAAGCTTAACGGCATTGATAGCCTTAATAGCCGCGTCCTTATCCGAGTAGGCGGTCAGCAAGATGCGCTTAGCCTCGGGATAAATTTTCATGGCCTTTTCTAAAAAACTAACGCCATCCATCTCGGGCATTCGCTGGTCTGATACAAACAAGGCAACGCTTTCGCCCTTGTTCTTCAATTCAAGCAGGCTATCCAACGCTTCCTGCACCTTATCGGTGCCTAATATCTTATACTTTTCGCGGTACTTCCCCTTCAGATCGCGGGTTATGGCGCGCAGTACCTGGGCATCATCATCAATACAAAATATAATGGGCAAACTCATTCAGTTCCTTTTGTTTTTCGGTTATAAATATAGGCATCAATCGCCGTTGATGGGAAACTCTACCTTAAATTCGGTACAGCCGGGCACCGAGTTTAGCTTGATGGTACCCTTATGCTGCTGTACAATACGCGTCACCACATCAAGCCCCAGGCCGGTACCCTTTCCTACCTCCTTAGTGGTAAAAAACGGATCGAAAATGCGGCTTTGAATTTCTTCGGGGATGCCCGGGCCATCGTCAATAACAGATACCTGCACACATTCGCCATCACGGGCAGTTTTAATGGTCAGTACCCCTTTCCGGTTAGCCTCCATAGCATCCAGCGCGTTATCTATCAGGTTGGTCCACACCTGGTTCAGTTCGCCAATCATGGCGTTTACCGGCGGCAACGTAGTATCAAACTGCTGATCGACGGTGATATTACCGTACTTCACCTTATGCTGCAGCATGGTCAGCGTACTCAGGATGCCTTTATGGATATCCGCATATTGCTTGCCATGGCCCTGGTCCATGTGGGTAAAGTTCTTCACCGCGCCAACCAGATCGGCAATGCGGCGCGAGGCATCTTCAATATCCATTACCATCTTTTCGGTTACCAGGTTATTGTTGATCCAGTTGAAAACCGCCGAAAGCGAATCATCGGGGATATGCGCTTTAAAACTATCCAGGTCGCCTGGAGTGAATCCAAACTCTACCATGTTCTCGGCAATTTCCTGGCTGTTGTCAATATCGTAATTATCCATCCAGTCCAACAGGTCGTCTTCCATGTTGCCGCGCTGCATCATCGTCAGTTGCGGCTTTTCCTCGCGGCAGATGACAGCAAACAGACGGTCGCTTACAAAGTCCACGCCTTCGGATGTCACCTTTACATTCATTACCTTTTTAAAGGTTTCGGGAGTTAGTTGCAGGTGTTTTAATAAGGATGCCGCCCCACGCACTACCGCTGCTGCCGGGTTATTCAACTCGTGCGCCAAACCGGCCGAAAGTTTACCCAGGGCCATCATCTTCTCGTTTTGCTGCTCAAAAGCGGTGAAGTTACGTACACGGGTAGTCATTACATGTACCAGGGCCTGCGTCAGCTCAAACTGGGTGCGGATCATCTCCTCCATCTTTTCGACGGGGAAGAACAGGTAATCCATAGTAGTTACCACCTCTCCATAACCATTAATGGCCTTAGCCCGCG comes from Mucilaginibacter mali and encodes:
- a CDS encoding cysteine peptidase family C39 domain-containing protein, producing the protein MKTLFSILTFVLITTFASAQNPNIKRIGQTTFSVGAYDHPFRFERVTPPLPPALSINPTDAEKDAALQATINATITADWATCIMMVLNYNGLNVQVDQILNLNSNRAAASHNSPQDLMFAINRTSPHDWGADSRIYTSTATLDPDVIFDELSAGRPLILGTGAANMEGRAFVLTAMTYTIKFDANGQQTGITPQTVTIRDPWPQAIASRVVNWADFVPLTASLYTVKVEFKK
- a CDS encoding TIGR01212 family radical SAM protein (This family includes YhcC from E. coli K-12, an uncharacterized radical SAM protein.), whose protein sequence is MLTDSPAATWEKGYNNYGPWLKRKYNGQRVFKVIVDGGFTCPNRDGSKGYGGCTYCNVDSFTPSVSRQAPTLREQVIQGMERARKGNKADKFVIYFQPNTNTYAPTHYLKMLYDEALSIDTENIVGLSVGTRPDCIDAEKIALLESYTDRFDVDLEMGMESIYNETLGQINRGCTHDDLVKALKLVENSKLDICVHTIFGLPGETKEMMLKYAGEINRFPQIKFVKFHHLHIVEGSVMGVKYKREPFKLFSLEEYADFLCDLLPLVRPDVVIQRLFGISDWDLLIAPNWGLKKSEIQYFIDQRLLERGVVQGSKYAALSLGH
- a CDS encoding polymer-forming cytoskeletal protein, with product MKKGTPDPLIASNISSLVHEGDNYYAQDLVLINEALTANLYSGGECIVERAAVLKGNTLAKHCVISGTVTGAITGTERIEIKKTAVIKGTLNAPVIDIEPGAKVNGDIKVTTDIYAMIKLTDTLKRHLPTEELPRPLNIAADAVTLTPKTEELVKPVQQKPSVPNPAAAKAAEEVLLTPAPKPVVAAVSANQQMEAYVPAEQHKPVTAAMPANKPVEALTAATPEKKPVAAAAAKPATKTETQEAASGRWW
- a CDS encoding ParM/StbA family protein — translated: MLLSQTFSSLIENNNTNLANTSTDLLNGLKVFHNNQWYICGNLAITEGQAPHKLINSSPNDMDYQLLVKAAMLLIADNVGQPVTITTGFPYSTYRIYKDAAVEYLRKNHIIEYDGSTFGSTGKKTKMLDVANVDVIPEIVGCSIALRKGEERASGNFFILSCGFGTFESILSTDSGVVEQTMISTHGMRYAINYMINELTKNHYLGFRTAHTLDEAFQRGSLYLDRKNIDVREIRKNALKAYYNEVISPALRNIITDKNLTRTNKVYLCGGGMYYQDLVDCFTTEFGEILQIEVVSDPATLASKGYALNSVRVSGGSKSSAVGIDVGNSTTVVTNFDGE
- a CDS encoding UBP-type zinc finger domain-containing protein — encoded protein: MAQKEICNHIKDLTTLQVADELVCEICIKNHGRWVHLRTCQTCGVTLCCDDSPMKHMTAHHHETGHPVISSAQPGERWLWCYPDEVFAEY
- a CDS encoding endonuclease domain-containing protein — protein: MQRKIIPYNIHLKELARKLRNSSTPGEIALWNEIKNKKLGYDFHRQKPLLNYIADFYSPELELVIEIDGRYHEFEGKFQSDVDRDTQLKVYNLHILRFSEIEVVRDMLNVLRTIATYIAEHEARTHPL
- a CDS encoding ATP-binding protein, with the translated sequence MINVDVEWLQSIDAIKDVPKKQLQWLLDNCTQMRLEPGEEVFRHGDKIKGTYIIISGKFRLCVQQGDELREVTAFEGKSITGYLPFSRAKAINGYGEVVTTMDYLFFPVEKMEEMIRTQFELTQALVHVMTTRVRNFTAFEQQNEKMMALGKLSAGLAHELNNPAAAVVRGAASLLKHLQLTPETFKKVMNVKVTSEGVDFVSDRLFAVICREEKPQLTMMQRGNMEDDLLDWMDNYDIDNSQEIAENMVEFGFTPGDLDSFKAHIPDDSLSAVFNWINNNLVTEKMVMDIEDASRRIADLVGAVKNFTHMDQGHGKQYADIHKGILSTLTMLQHKVKYGNITVDQQFDTTLPPVNAMIGELNQVWTNLIDNALDAMEANRKGVLTIKTARDGECVQVSVIDDGPGIPEEIQSRIFDPFFTTKEVGKGTGLGLDVVTRIVQQHKGTIKLNSVPGCTEFKVEFPINGD
- a CDS encoding FAD-dependent oxidoreductase gives rise to the protein MSLPIIFCIDDDAQVLRAITRDLKGKYREKYKILGTDKVQEALDSLLELKNKGESVALFVSDQRMPEMDGVSFLEKAMKIYPEAKRILLTAYSDKDAAIKAINAVKLDYYLVKPWDPPEEKLYPIINDLLDDWECDYHPVFKGIKVIGYQYSNSSHEIKDFLAGNLVPYQWHDITTDHEGAKLLEVNKLTNKDLPVVFLEDGTYLSKPGIVELAAKIGLNPHVERQDVYDVVIIGAGPAGLAAGVYGASEGLKTLLIERRAPGGQVGTSSRIENYLGFPTGLSGAELTRRAITQAARLGTEFLSPQSVKSIEQKDGYKKIIMDDAEPINTRSVVITTGVDYRKLETTGIGDFTGAGIYYGAAMTEAAACKDKEVYVVGGGNSAGQAAMYLSKFAKNVYILIRKEDLSSTMSAYLIDQIAATPNIHIKPKSEITEARGNERLEELDIINVDTQQVETKVADALYIFIGAKPFTEWIELDIIKDGKGFIETGRDLKTYGDFNKIWKQKRDPYLLETSCPGIFAAGDVRAGAMNRVASAVGEGSMAISFVHKYLAEVK
- a CDS encoding tetratricopeptide repeat protein, which translates into the protein MKKLLTILFLLPLFALAQSAETYINSGNQKAGAGNNTGAIADFTKAIELAPKNARPYLYRANSYANLKQYAQAVDDYTRSINLDPNFQTTWFYRGNANAGNKSYADAVSDFTHAIGMGSPTYQMYWYRANARSGAGDYQGAVADFTEAIKMSPNTAALYEYRGVAKVNLGDNAGAIQDYDIAVRLDPNNSDLIFYRGNSKGNIGDYPGAIADYRRAVALNPKNAEAIFYTANAEVNLKKYDEAIVDYKRAIALNPDLPNAYKYLASALSHATNQQTAQSYYGDAIKRTPTNAEAYLYDGIVKKNRNDTTAALADFDKAIELNPKYSDALQNRADLKYGNKHYAEAKVDADSAINTDPKNGQAYLTRARIQIELKDTSAAFNDADKAVSLNPNNDYAYVIRADVEALQKQYAKAAQDYDKAISLNPGNNESYLQRGIIRAQLAMRTPALQDFKKVVSLAPNDTSLYERVAFAMSDAGFYNDALPLYDFLISRHPAKVNFYVDRGVARQNIGNYPDAMIDYAKAISLDSLSGKAYYNRANIRLALNDYNQALKDVNKALIINENDDEAYFIRGKIRMAMNDPHSAVLDYNAASFINYKSTRVLAYRGYAESFIPDYAARMNADFAEALKREPGNPLIYDMLGQARYNLRDVTGALLNYNKAIELDAQYARAYYHRGLVRAVQPGKPGACTDLNKALELGLKEAEAAVRLYCK
- a CDS encoding acyltransferase family protein; its protein translation is MTSQRSQPNYFPVLTGVRALAAYLVFISHYDYVFDEGFPQIVQRFFHEFHIGVTVFFVLSGFLITYRYFNNFHLTKDWFKQYLKNRVARIYPMYFLLTTGAFIYYHYTHDQGITRGFYSPVLLYVMNVFFVRGFFSQLWDTGIGQGWSLTVEECFYFSAPFIFYIATKYKKFYVQPVVLTALGFLLVLIFRNVDWYGFFGNFTFMMLYTFLGRCFEFFVGIKLALVMLDKGFSRTNNIKYTYIGFILIFVFVAIMAALPIPAGWRAGLQHPFGIILNNYLISSAIALFFYGLLTEDTVMKRVLATPFVELLGKASYIFYLVHLGYMYNYLHTGWDKLNDVAFELYGKWGVDWNSPFQYDQLNLVYAFIALNIISIILFKFIEEPLNHYIRRSGFLIKPAARK